A section of the Clostridium felsineum DSM 794 genome encodes:
- the glyA gene encoding serine hydroxymethyltransferase, whose amino-acid sequence MDFNNIKVSDPEVYSIIEEENERQENNIELIASENFTSKAVMEAMGSYLTNKYAEGYPGKRYYGGCYVVDKVEEIARERAKELFGAEHANVQPHSGSQANMAVYFAVLKPGDTIMGMNLTDGGHLTHGSPVNFSGKLFNVIAYGVSDDTEQIDYEAFRKKALECKPKMIVSGASAYSRTIDFKKIREICDEVGAYMMVDMAHIAGLVAAGLHPSPVPYADFVTTTTHKTLRGPRGGAIFCKEKYAKDVDKSVFPGMQGGPLMHIIAGKAVCFGEALKDEFKTYTEQIIKNAKVFADELTKYGFRIVSGGTDNHLLLVDLTNKNITGKDAEHLLDSVGITANKNTIPFEKKSPFITSGIRMGTPSVTTRGFKEEEMKKVAYFINYVIEHRDEDLSEIRKQISELCSKFPIYK is encoded by the coding sequence ATGGATTTTAATAATATAAAAGTAAGTGATCCAGAAGTTTATTCTATAATAGAAGAGGAAAATGAAAGACAAGAAAATAATATAGAATTGATTGCATCAGAAAATTTTACAAGTAAAGCTGTAATGGAGGCTATGGGTTCATATTTAACTAATAAATATGCTGAGGGTTATCCAGGAAAGAGATATTATGGTGGATGTTACGTTGTTGATAAAGTTGAAGAAATAGCACGCGAGAGAGCTAAAGAGCTTTTTGGAGCTGAGCATGCTAATGTGCAACCTCATTCTGGTTCCCAAGCTAATATGGCTGTATATTTTGCCGTTTTAAAACCTGGAGATACTATAATGGGAATGAATCTAACAGACGGAGGACATTTAACACATGGAAGTCCAGTTAATTTTTCAGGAAAACTTTTTAATGTAATTGCCTATGGTGTAAGTGATGATACAGAACAAATTGATTATGAGGCTTTTAGAAAGAAAGCGTTAGAATGTAAACCTAAAATGATAGTTTCTGGTGCTAGTGCATATTCAAGAACTATTGATTTTAAGAAAATAAGAGAAATATGTGATGAAGTAGGAGCATATATGATGGTAGATATGGCTCATATAGCAGGACTTGTAGCAGCAGGACTTCATCCATCACCAGTTCCATATGCTGATTTTGTAACAACAACTACGCATAAAACTTTAAGAGGACCAAGAGGTGGGGCAATCTTCTGTAAAGAAAAATATGCAAAGGATGTTGACAAATCTGTATTCCCAGGCATGCAGGGAGGGCCTTTAATGCATATAATTGCTGGAAAAGCTGTATGTTTCGGAGAGGCTTTAAAGGATGAATTTAAAACTTATACAGAGCAAATAATAAAAAATGCTAAAGTTTTTGCAGATGAGCTTACAAAGTACGGATTTAGAATAGTTTCAGGAGGAACTGACAATCATCTTTTATTAGTTGATTTGACTAACAAAAATATAACAGGTAAAGATGCAGAACATCTTCTTGACTCTGTTGGAATAACTGCAAACAAAAACACTATACCTTTTGAAAAGAAGAGTCCTTTTATAACAAGTGGAATAAGAATGGGTACACCATCGGTTACAACTAGAGGCTTTAAGGAAGAAGAAATGAAAAAGGTAGCGTATTTTATAAACTATGTAATAGAACACAGAGACGAAGATTTAAGTGAAATAAGAAAGCAAATTTCAGAATTATGTAGTAAATTTCCTATATACAAATAA
- a CDS encoding threonine/serine exporter family protein — protein sequence MSTEKIINLASYAGKILLQSGAEIYRVEETMNKICMSFNVQDAESFVTPTGIIISITGKDGKITSTIKRIQTRTVDLEKISEVNDLSRLLQRKSLPLQEVEAKLKKIDNEKKHSDFFLITFSAIAAGFFTLIFGGTFRDFSAAFLIGLLIKIFSIALSRLNINDFFLNLVGGAIAALIALILKKLGFIIYLDKTIIGSIMLLVPGLAITNAVRDTIAGDLVSGISRALEAFFIAVAIAAGTGLVFKIWINFFGGTGL from the coding sequence ATGTCTACAGAAAAAATTATCAATCTAGCCTCCTATGCTGGGAAAATATTGCTTCAAAGTGGAGCTGAAATTTACAGGGTAGAAGAAACCATGAATAAGATTTGTATGTCTTTTAATGTACAGGATGCCGAAAGCTTTGTCACACCTACAGGTATAATAATTTCCATTACTGGTAAGGATGGAAAAATAACTTCTACTATTAAAAGAATTCAAACAAGAACCGTTGATTTAGAAAAAATATCTGAAGTAAATGATCTTTCTAGATTACTTCAACGAAAAAGTTTACCCTTACAAGAGGTAGAAGCAAAGTTAAAAAAAATTGACAATGAAAAAAAACATTCTGACTTTTTTCTTATTACCTTTAGTGCTATTGCTGCAGGTTTTTTCACTTTGATTTTTGGAGGAACTTTTAGAGATTTCTCAGCTGCATTTTTGATAGGACTACTTATAAAAATATTTTCAATAGCTCTATCTCGACTTAATATAAATGACTTTTTTTTAAACTTGGTTGGTGGTGCTATTGCTGCACTTATAGCTTTGATATTAAAAAAATTAGGATTTATTATATACCTTGATAAAACAATAATAGGATCTATAATGCTTTTAGTTCCTGGTCTTGCTATCACAAATGCTGTAAGAGATACTATAGCTGGAGACTTGGTATCTGGTATATCAAGAGCTCTTGAAGCCTTTTTTATAGCTGTAGCTATAGCTGCTGGAACTGGTTTAGTATTTAAAATATGGATTAATTTTTTTGGAGGTACTGGTCTATGA
- a CDS encoding threonine/serine exporter family protein, with protein sequence MILNFLYSFMACIAFSVLFNVKGKKIFIASFGGALGWVLYMLLLNHNVSITSAIFIATIVVSVYSEIMARISKTPAMVYSVTGIIPLVPGNGMYYTMYETISGKLTKATEWGFKTLMYAGAISIAIMLVSSIARLIKKGRTSYIKPIINKKI encoded by the coding sequence ATGATATTAAATTTCTTATATTCTTTTATGGCCTGCATAGCCTTTTCAGTACTTTTTAATGTAAAGGGTAAAAAAATATTTATTGCATCCTTTGGTGGGGCTCTAGGATGGGTTTTATATATGCTTTTACTTAATCATAACGTTTCAATAACATCTGCAATTTTTATAGCCACAATTGTTGTTTCTGTTTATTCAGAAATAATGGCTAGAATTTCTAAGACCCCTGCTATGGTATACTCAGTTACAGGCATTATTCCTTTAGTTCCAGGAAACGGAATGTATTACACTATGTATGAAACCATATCTGGAAAACTTACAAAGGCTACTGAATGGGGTTTTAAAACTTTAATGTATGCTGGTGCAATATCAATTGCAATTATGCTTGTTTCTTCAATTGCAAGACTAATAAAGAAAGGGAGAACTAGCTATATAAAACCTATTATAAATAAAAAAATATGA
- a CDS encoding MATE family efflux transporter yields the protein MNKEKHIEMLRKAPIPEVLLKMGLPTMFGMLITGIYNLVDAYFVGGLGTSQMGAVSITFPLGQAIVGLAVLFGGGAASYLSRLLGSNERKRANNVASTALYSSLIVAAIVIAIIILLMKPILYGLGATDTIYPYAREYAMIYVISSIFNIFNVTMNNIATSEGVAKVSMIAMFMGAALNVIFAPIFIYGLKYGIAGAAWATALAQGITSFMYLIYILKRKSVFTFSPKDIRLDGTIYKEIFKVGIPILVFQLAASIAMGFTNSAAKPYGDSAIAAMGIVTRIVSMGVYAVSGFAKGFQPIAGYNYGAKQYDRVKEATKTGLIWTSSFCILMTIILFIFAGPVISLFTANDFKVIKIGEFALRVNIIMFAGMGIEAIYSMLSLALGKIAGGWLLSIGRQGVFFIPAILILPHFIGLNGVIFSQAIADFLTIVGMIILAFSLNKEINKHSAECATA from the coding sequence ATGAACAAAGAAAAACATATAGAAATGCTTAGAAAAGCTCCAATTCCGGAGGTGCTATTAAAAATGGGATTACCAACTATGTTTGGTATGCTTATAACAGGAATATATAATTTAGTTGATGCCTATTTTGTAGGAGGACTTGGAACAAGTCAAATGGGAGCAGTGTCAATCACTTTCCCCTTAGGTCAGGCAATTGTAGGTTTAGCAGTTTTATTTGGCGGCGGTGCAGCTTCTTATCTTTCACGACTTTTAGGTTCTAACGAGAGAAAAAGAGCAAATAATGTAGCATCAACTGCATTATATTCAAGTTTAATAGTTGCGGCTATAGTTATTGCTATAATTATATTGTTAATGAAGCCAATTTTATATGGGCTTGGTGCAACAGATACTATCTATCCATATGCCCGTGAATATGCTATGATTTATGTTATCAGTTCTATTTTTAATATTTTTAATGTAACAATGAATAACATTGCTACTAGCGAAGGTGTTGCTAAAGTTTCAATGATTGCTATGTTTATGGGAGCTGCACTTAATGTTATATTTGCACCTATATTTATTTATGGTTTAAAGTACGGAATTGCCGGAGCTGCATGGGCAACAGCTCTTGCACAGGGTATAACATCCTTTATGTATTTAATCTATATATTAAAAAGAAAAAGTGTATTTACTTTTTCACCTAAAGATATTCGCTTGGATGGTACTATATATAAGGAAATATTTAAAGTGGGTATACCAATTTTAGTATTTCAGTTAGCAGCAAGTATAGCCATGGGATTTACTAATAGTGCTGCAAAACCTTATGGAGATTCAGCAATTGCTGCAATGGGGATAGTTACACGTATTGTTTCAATGGGGGTTTATGCTGTATCAGGTTTTGCAAAAGGTTTTCAACCTATTGCAGGATATAATTATGGAGCTAAACAATATGATAGGGTAAAGGAAGCAACAAAAACTGGTTTGATTTGGACATCATCATTTTGTATTTTAATGACTATAATTTTATTCATATTTGCAGGACCTGTTATTTCATTATTTACTGCTAATGATTTTAAAGTTATAAAAATTGGAGAGTTTGCACTTAGAGTTAATATTATAATGTTTGCTGGAATGGGAATAGAAGCAATATATTCTATGCTTTCTCTAGCATTAGGTAAAATTGCTGGTGGTTGGCTGCTTAGTATAGGAAGACAAGGTGTTTTCTTTATTCCTGCAATTTTAATATTACCACATTTTATTGGTTTAAATGGAGTTATTTTTTCTCAAGCAATTGCTGATTTTCTTACCATTGTAGGTATGATAATTTTGGCATTTAGTCTTAATAAAGAGATTAATAAACATTCTGCAGAATGTGCAACTGCATAA
- a CDS encoding metal-sensitive transcriptional regulator: MNQNNEKNKKDLIVRLRKIEGQVKGIEKMIESDTCCKNVLVQIAAVKAAVNKIGILMLQDYAKKCMKDELKEIDEKKLDDSNIDDIISAITMFVK, translated from the coding sequence GTGAATCAAAATAATGAAAAAAATAAAAAGGATTTAATCGTTAGACTTAGAAAAATAGAAGGTCAAGTAAAGGGAATAGAAAAAATGATAGAGTCTGATACATGTTGTAAAAATGTTCTTGTTCAGATTGCTGCAGTCAAAGCCGCAGTTAATAAAATAGGAATATTAATGCTTCAGGATTATGCTAAAAAGTGTATGAAGGATGAACTTAAAGAAATAGATGAAAAAAAGCTAGATGATTCCAATATTGATGATATAATATCAGCCATAACAATGTTCGTAAAGTAA
- the aspS gene encoding aspartate--tRNA ligase — MGESLNGLKRTIMCGEIREKHIGDRVVVMGWVQRKRNLGGLVFIDLRDREGILQVVFGEEINKDAFNKADLAKSEYCIAVSGNLVKRESPNPNMPTGMVELKGEEIKILSESETPPIYIKENLDAAESIRLKYRYLDLRRPDMQRIFKIRHKTTKIIRDFMDGEDFLEMETPILTKSTPEGARDYLVPSRNYNGKFYALPQSPQLFKQLLMVSGYDKYFQIAKCFRDEDLRANRQPEFTQVDMEMSFVEENDVIELNERLIKRVFKEMADVEVKLPIERMTWKTAMEKYGSDKPDLRFGMEINDISEEVKASDFKVFKSALEDGGSVRAVKASNSADMPRKKIDKLGEFVKTYKAKGLAWIALKEDGIKSPIAKFLKEEELKAIIDKVQGRTGDLILIVADKNSVVFQALGALRLELAKELEILKNNKEFRFVWITEFPLLSYNEEEGRFQAEHHPFTMPMDEDIQYLESDPARVRAKAYDIVLNGEELGGGSVRIHDTALQEKMFKVLGFTKESAWERFSFLLEAFKFGPPPHAGLAYGLDRLIMFLAGTENIKDVITFPKNQNAFCPLTEAPNVVDENQLCELGIRFENNKE, encoded by the coding sequence ATGGGAGAATCTTTAAATGGATTGAAAAGAACCATTATGTGTGGAGAAATAAGAGAGAAGCACATTGGAGATAGAGTTGTAGTAATGGGATGGGTTCAAAGAAAGAGGAATCTTGGAGGATTAGTATTTATAGATTTAAGAGATAGAGAAGGCATTTTACAGGTGGTCTTTGGAGAAGAAATAAACAAAGATGCCTTTAATAAAGCGGATTTAGCTAAATCTGAATATTGTATTGCGGTTTCTGGAAACTTAGTGAAAAGAGAATCACCAAATCCTAATATGCCAACTGGTATGGTCGAATTAAAGGGAGAAGAAATAAAAATATTATCAGAAAGTGAAACTCCACCAATATACATAAAAGAAAATTTAGATGCTGCTGAGAGTATAAGACTTAAATATAGATATCTTGATCTTAGAAGACCAGATATGCAGAGAATTTTTAAGATAAGACATAAAACTACAAAGATAATTAGAGATTTTATGGATGGAGAAGATTTTCTTGAAATGGAGACTCCAATACTTACCAAAAGTACACCAGAAGGTGCAAGAGACTACTTAGTACCAAGTAGAAACTACAATGGAAAATTTTATGCACTTCCACAATCACCACAACTTTTTAAACAGCTTTTAATGGTGTCTGGGTATGATAAATATTTTCAAATAGCAAAATGCTTTAGAGATGAGGATTTAAGAGCCAATAGACAACCTGAATTTACACAGGTAGATATGGAAATGTCTTTTGTTGAGGAAAATGATGTTATAGAGTTAAATGAAAGACTTATAAAAAGAGTATTTAAAGAAATGGCAGATGTTGAAGTTAAACTTCCAATAGAAAGAATGACTTGGAAAACTGCTATGGAGAAGTATGGATCAGATAAACCTGATTTAAGATTTGGAATGGAAATCAATGATATAAGTGAAGAAGTAAAAGCTTCAGATTTTAAAGTGTTTAAATCAGCTCTTGAAGATGGGGGAAGTGTTAGAGCAGTTAAAGCTTCAAACTCTGCAGATATGCCTAGAAAGAAGATCGATAAATTAGGCGAATTTGTAAAAACATATAAGGCAAAAGGTCTGGCATGGATAGCTTTAAAAGAAGATGGAATAAAATCACCTATTGCTAAATTCTTAAAAGAAGAAGAACTAAAAGCAATAATAGATAAGGTTCAAGGAAGAACTGGTGATCTTATACTTATAGTTGCAGATAAAAACTCTGTTGTTTTTCAAGCTTTAGGAGCACTTAGATTAGAATTAGCAAAAGAACTAGAGATTTTAAAAAATAATAAAGAGTTTAGATTTGTATGGATCACTGAATTCCCTCTTTTATCTTACAATGAAGAAGAAGGAAGATTTCAAGCAGAACATCATCCATTTACAATGCCTATGGATGAAGACATACAATATCTTGAATCAGATCCAGCAAGAGTTAGAGCTAAAGCATATGATATAGTTTTAAATGGTGAAGAGCTTGGTGGAGGAAGTGTTAGAATACATGATACTGCACTCCAAGAAAAAATGTTTAAAGTTCTTGGATTTACCAAGGAAAGTGCATGGGAAAGATTTAGTTTCTTGCTTGAAGCATTTAAATTCGGACCACCACCACATGCTGGGCTTGCTTATGGTTTAGATAGGCTTATAATGTTCCTTGCAGGAACTGAAAATATTAAGGATGTAATAACATTCCCTAAAAATCAGAACGCATTTTGTCCACTTACAGAGGCTCCTAATGTAGTAGATGAAAATCAACTTTGTGAGCTTGGTATAAGATTTGAAAATAATAAAGAGTAA
- a CDS encoding coproporphyrinogen III oxidase — translation MTKININNEAYSYAVYHMAVLFFDKVEIVNSNLWDYKIEFSSNSSKIYSAKQTAESYEFDSDLNDNENVKLAVFKYFSKVTGKKNIPWGTLIGIRPSKIASKLIEENKSEKEIIEYFKRHNNTEEKKARLCIEVSQNEKKFLKVKDKTVSIYLGMPFCPTRCMYCSFISDTINHCKSYVEDYLKAMMYDIEKTAEYIREKELNISCVYFGGGTPTSVNNQQFENIMKAVHENFIENNNIKEFTVECGRPDSITEEKLLTMKKYKVDRISINPQTMNEETMKKIGRGHTVQDVIDKFIMARKVGFNNINMDIIIGLPGENVSKIKNTLNEILKLKPESLTIHGLSLKRGSKLFEDMLENKKIDAPDQSEIVSMFDSAHALARKLNMKPYYMYRQKNMIGNMENVGYSIEDRECIYNIEMIEDSEPIIAIGCHGVSKIIFKDTNRIERYGNLKDVKEYINRIEEKVKGKIEFLKTLYG, via the coding sequence ATGACAAAAATAAATATAAATAATGAAGCTTATTCGTATGCTGTCTATCACATGGCAGTTTTGTTTTTTGATAAAGTTGAAATCGTAAATTCAAATTTGTGGGATTACAAAATAGAGTTTAGTTCTAATAGTTCCAAAATATATTCAGCAAAACAAACGGCAGAAAGCTATGAATTTGATTCTGACCTTAATGATAATGAAAATGTTAAATTAGCTGTATTTAAGTATTTTTCTAAAGTAACAGGTAAAAAAAATATACCATGGGGAACGCTCATAGGTATAAGACCAAGTAAAATAGCTAGCAAACTTATAGAAGAAAATAAGAGTGAAAAAGAAATAATTGAATACTTTAAGCGTCATAACAATACAGAAGAAAAAAAAGCTAGACTTTGTATAGAGGTTAGCCAAAATGAGAAGAAATTTTTAAAAGTTAAAGATAAAACTGTAAGTATATATCTAGGCATGCCATTTTGCCCTACAAGATGTATGTATTGCTCCTTTATATCAGATACTATTAATCATTGTAAAAGTTATGTGGAAGATTATTTAAAAGCTATGATGTATGATATTGAAAAAACGGCAGAATACATAAGAGAAAAAGAATTAAATATAAGTTGTGTATATTTTGGAGGAGGAACCCCAACATCCGTAAATAATCAGCAGTTTGAAAATATAATGAAGGCTGTGCATGAGAATTTTATAGAGAATAATAATATTAAAGAGTTTACAGTAGAGTGCGGAAGGCCTGATAGTATAACAGAAGAGAAGCTTTTGACTATGAAAAAATATAAGGTTGATAGGATAAGTATAAACCCACAAACTATGAATGAAGAAACTATGAAAAAAATAGGAAGAGGGCATACAGTTCAAGATGTAATTGATAAATTTATTATGGCGAGAAAAGTGGGCTTTAATAATATAAATATGGATATTATAATAGGGCTTCCAGGAGAAAATGTAAGTAAAATAAAAAATACTTTAAATGAAATATTGAAGCTTAAACCTGAAAGTTTGACAATACATGGATTATCACTTAAACGAGGGTCTAAATTATTTGAAGATATGTTAGAAAATAAAAAAATAGATGCTCCAGATCAGAGTGAAATAGTAAGCATGTTTGACAGTGCTCATGCATTAGCAAGAAAACTCAATATGAAGCCATATTACATGTACAGGCAAAAGAATATGATAGGAAATATGGAGAATGTAGGGTATTCTATAGAAGATAGGGAATGTATATATAATATAGAAATGATAGAAGATAGTGAACCTATAATTGCAATTGGATGTCATGGTGTTTCTAAAATAATATTTAAAGACACTAACAGAATAGAGAGATATGGAAACTTAAAAGATGTAAAAGAATATATAAATAGAATTGAAGAAAAAGTAAAAGGAAAAATAGAGTTTTTAAAAACATTATATGGATAA
- a CDS encoding MBL fold metallo-hydrolase, with protein MKISVIQAGAYMTNCYILVDENTNESVVIDPGDAPEALLKAFKATKTKLSFILLTHGHADHTAAVSEFKKEFGVDVYISEEDYKLIDNGEYMFGASNENATKCVSDGDELQFGDIKIKCIKTPGHTPGGMCYLIDNRLFSGDTLFNSSIGRTDFPGGNFQNLIDAIKNKLMKLDENIVVYPGHGEKTTIGYEKTHNPFI; from the coding sequence ATGAAAATAAGTGTAATTCAAGCTGGAGCTTATATGACAAATTGTTATATACTTGTTGATGAGAATACTAATGAAAGTGTAGTTATAGATCCAGGTGATGCACCTGAAGCTCTTTTAAAGGCCTTTAAAGCCACAAAAACGAAGCTTAGCTTTATATTATTAACACACGGACACGCTGATCATACAGCTGCGGTATCAGAATTTAAAAAGGAGTTTGGCGTAGACGTATATATAAGTGAAGAAGATTATAAATTGATTGATAATGGTGAGTATATGTTTGGAGCTTCAAATGAAAATGCTACTAAATGTGTAAGTGACGGCGATGAACTTCAATTTGGAGATATTAAAATTAAATGTATTAAAACTCCCGGACATACACCAGGTGGAATGTGTTATTTAATAGATAATCGTTTATTTTCTGGGGATACTCTTTTCAATAGTTCTATTGGTAGAACGGATTTTCCGGGCGGGAATTTTCAAAATCTTATAGATGCTATAAAAAATAAACTTATGAAGCTTGATGAAAATATTGTGGTATATCCAGGACATGGGGAAAAAACCACTATAGGATATGAAAAAACACATAATCCTTTTATCTAA
- the dtd gene encoding D-aminoacyl-tRNA deacylase — protein sequence MRAVVQKVTKSSVKVEGKVIGKIEKGLNILIGITEGDTIQDIEYLKNKILNLRIFEDEEGKLNKSLKDVNGELLLISQFTLYGDCRKGRRPSFIEALSGDKAEKIYNKFVELCSEEIENVQTGEFGAHMDVEIQNDGPVTLLIDSKKVF from the coding sequence ATGAGAGCAGTAGTTCAAAAGGTAACGAAATCTTCAGTTAAAGTAGAAGGTAAAGTAATTGGAAAAATTGAAAAGGGATTAAATATACTTATTGGAATAACAGAAGGCGATACTATACAGGATATAGAGTACTTAAAGAATAAAATATTGAATTTAAGAATATTTGAAGATGAAGAAGGAAAATTAAATAAATCTTTAAAGGATGTTAATGGAGAACTTCTTTTAATTTCTCAGTTTACATTGTATGGAGATTGTAGAAAAGGTAGAAGACCAAGTTTTATAGAAGCACTTTCCGGAGATAAAGCTGAAAAAATATATAATAAGTTTGTTGAACTTTGCAGTGAAGAAATTGAAAATGTTCAAACAGGAGAGTTTGGGGCTCATATGGACGTAGAAATACAAAATGATGGACCTGTAACGCTTCTTATTGATAGTAAAAAAGTATTTTAG
- a CDS encoding RelA/SpoT family protein: MAELSDLLEKIDENCNNIDKEIVIKAYDFAHEAHKDQMRESGEPYISHPLDVACILAEMGMDMSTIVAGILHDVIEDTSYSYDDITEMFSSEVADLVSGVTKLDKITYKTKEEQQADNVRKMLLAMAKDIRVILIKLADRLHNMRTLKFKREQKQREKAKETLDIYAPLAHRLGMSKIKWELEDLSFRYLKPKEYYELVDLIAEKRVEREEYISKIVDDLKSNLEASGIIPDIDGRPKHFYSIYRKMLNKSKSLDQIFDLTAVRILVNNIKECYAALGIVHTMYKPIPGRFKDYIAMPKPNMYQSLHSTVIGPEGKPFEIQIRTYDMHKTAEYGIAAHWKYKEGIVENPQNIPQSKSSNKDDTKLTWIREMLEWQRETPSAQEFMENFKIDLFSDEIFVFTPKGKVINLPYNATPVDFAYKIHTDVGNRCVGAKVNGKIVPLDYKLKTGEIVDILTTSLIKGPNINWLNSVTSNQAKSKIRSWFKKAKRDENISKGKELLEKESKKQEFNFGEIAKGENLDLVLKRYNMNSIDDLYASVGIGAVGASVILARFKDIYEKTKEHEHTNEEILENVKKNIHKENVAKKSYKNDQPGVTVKGVSDVLVRFAKCCTPVPGDPIIGYITKGRGVSVHRTDCTNVNNLIKEDGSRIIEVKWGKSKNESYIAEVEIKAEDRQALLADVVEVISYLEVGIESVNAKTSKGSMAYLNLKLKIQDIDHLAVLMQKLKRLPGIIDIYRTNS, translated from the coding sequence ATGGCTGAATTATCAGATTTATTAGAAAAGATAGATGAAAATTGTAATAATATAGATAAGGAGATTGTCATTAAAGCTTATGATTTTGCCCATGAAGCTCATAAAGATCAGATGAGAGAATCTGGTGAACCATACATAAGTCACCCACTTGATGTTGCATGTATTTTGGCAGAGATGGGTATGGATATGAGCACCATAGTTGCGGGAATACTTCATGATGTTATAGAGGATACAAGTTATAGTTATGATGATATTACGGAAATGTTTAGCAGTGAAGTTGCTGATTTGGTATCAGGGGTTACAAAATTAGATAAAATAACTTATAAGACGAAAGAAGAGCAACAAGCGGACAATGTTAGGAAGATGCTTCTTGCTATGGCAAAGGATATAAGGGTTATTTTAATAAAGCTTGCTGATAGACTTCACAATATGCGTACTCTTAAATTTAAACGTGAACAAAAACAAAGAGAAAAGGCCAAAGAAACTCTTGATATATATGCTCCACTTGCACATAGACTAGGTATGTCTAAAATAAAATGGGAACTTGAAGATTTATCTTTTAGATATCTTAAACCAAAGGAATATTATGAGCTTGTAGATTTGATAGCTGAAAAAAGGGTGGAAAGAGAAGAGTATATAAGTAAAATAGTTGATGATCTTAAATCAAATCTTGAAGCATCAGGAATAATTCCAGATATTGATGGTAGGCCTAAACACTTTTATAGTATATACAGAAAAATGCTTAATAAGAGTAAGAGTTTAGATCAAATATTTGATTTAACAGCAGTTAGGATATTAGTGAATAATATAAAAGAATGTTATGCGGCACTTGGAATAGTTCATACAATGTATAAACCTATACCAGGTAGATTTAAAGATTATATAGCTATGCCTAAACCTAATATGTATCAATCTCTCCATTCCACAGTAATTGGTCCAGAAGGAAAGCCATTTGAAATCCAAATACGAACTTATGATATGCATAAAACAGCAGAATATGGTATAGCAGCACACTGGAAGTATAAAGAAGGTATAGTAGAAAATCCTCAAAATATACCACAAAGTAAAAGTTCTAATAAAGATGATACAAAATTGACATGGATAAGGGAAATGCTTGAATGGCAAAGAGAAACACCTAGTGCACAAGAGTTTATGGAGAACTTTAAGATAGATTTGTTTTCAGATGAGATTTTTGTGTTTACACCTAAAGGTAAAGTGATAAATTTGCCGTACAACGCTACACCAGTAGATTTTGCTTATAAAATACATACAGATGTAGGAAATAGATGTGTAGGGGCAAAAGTAAACGGAAAAATAGTTCCTCTTGATTACAAGCTAAAAACAGGTGAGATAGTAGATATACTTACAACCTCTTTAATTAAGGGACCTAATATAAATTGGCTTAATTCTGTAACTAGTAATCAGGCTAAAAGCAAAATAAGGTCTTGGTTTAAAAAGGCTAAGAGGGATGAAAATATAAGCAAAGGTAAGGAACTTTTAGAGAAGGAATCCAAAAAACAGGAATTTAATTTTGGAGAAATAGCTAAAGGTGAAAATTTAGATTTAGTATTAAAGAGATATAATATGAATTCTATAGATGATTTGTATGCGTCAGTTGGTATAGGTGCGGTTGGAGCTTCAGTAATATTAGCTAGATTTAAAGATATTTATGAAAAAACTAAAGAGCATGAACATACAAATGAAGAAATACTTGAGAACGTTAAAAAGAATATTCATAAAGAAAATGTAGCAAAGAAATCTTATAAAAATGATCAACCAGGTGTAACAGTTAAGGGAGTTTCTGACGTGCTTGTTAGGTTTGCTAAATGTTGCACTCCAGTACCAGGTGATCCTATAATTGGTTATATAACCAAAGGAAGAGGAGTTTCCGTTCATAGAACTGATTGTACAAATGTAAACAATCTTATAAAAGAAGATGGTTCTAGAATTATAGAAGTAAAATGGGGAAAAAGTAAAAATGAGAGCTATATTGCTGAAGTGGAGATTAAAGCAGAAGATAGGCAAGCTCTTCTTGCAGATGTTGTTGAGGTTATAAGTTACTTGGAAGTAGGTATAGAATCCGTTAATGCGAAAACTTCGAAGGGATCAATGGCATACCTTAATTTGAAATTAAAAATACAGGATATAGATCATTTAGCAGTTCTTATGCAAAAACTCAAAAGGCTTCCAGGAATTATTGATATATACAGAACTAATAGTTAA